In Chloroflexota bacterium, the genomic window CTGTCGCCCAGGTCGAGGGCCTCCTCGCGGTCGTGGGTGACCAGCAGCGTGGTCGTGGAGCTTTCGCGGAGCAGCGGCAGGAGGTCGTCGGCCAGGGCTTCACGCGTCGGGGCGTCGAGTGCGGCGAATGGCTCGTCCAGCAGCAGCAACTCCGGCTCCAGCACCAGCGCCCGCGCCAGACTGGTGCGCTGCGCCTCCCCGCCCGAGAGTGTCCGGGCCTGTCGCGCTGCCAGGTGGCTGATGCCCAGCCGCTCCAGCCAGTCACGGATGCGCGGCTCGCGCTCCCGCCGCCCGATCCCCCGCAGCTTGAGGCCGCTGGCGACGTTCTCGGCAACCGTCGTATCGAACAGCAGCGGCTCCTGAAAGACGACCGCCAGCCGCCGACGCGCCGCCAGCGCGCCATGCCGCCAATCGACCGGCACGCCGTTGAGCGAGATGGTCCCCGCCGCCGGTCGGTCGATCAGGGCCAGGGCCGTCAGCAGCGTGCTCTTGCCCGCGCCGTTCGGCCCCACCAGCACGACGATCTCCCCCCGCTGGACCGCCAGACGCTCGATCCGGAGGAGATCCCGCCCACCGCGCCGGATGAGCAGATCGCGCACGTCGAGGTGTGGGGTCGGCCCAGCAGTTCCGGGCGAGGGCGACGTGCCGGCCGCCGGAAGCTCGCCGACGCTCACAATGGCCGTCCGCGCTGCTGGACCCAGGTCAAGAGCGCATTGACGCCGTAGACCAGCAGCAGCAGCACGATGGACAGGGCCATCGCCGTTCCGAACTCGCCCTTGCTGACCTCCATCACGGTGGCGGTGGTCAGCACGCGGGTCTGGCCCATCAGGTTGCCGCCGACCATGATCGATGCGCCGACTTCCGAGATGACGGCTCCGAAGCCGGCCATCGCAGCGGCCAGCAGCGGCAGCCGAGCCTCGCGGATCAGCAGCCAGAGCAGTTGCGGTCGCGACGCGCCCAGGCCGAGGATCTGGAGCCGCAGCTTCGGATTGAGCTGCTGGATGGCGGCGATCGTCAGGCCGATCACGACCGGCAGGGCCAGCACGCACTGCGCGATGATCATCGCGGTGGGCGTGTAGAGCAGCCGGAGCTGTCCGAGCGGCCCGGTCCGCCAGAGCATCACGCTAACGACGAGGCCGGCCACGATGGGCGGCATCCCCATCCCACTGTTGACCAGCGTGATGACGAGGCCGCGCCCGGGGAAGCGCGTCAGCGCGATGGTGCACCCCAGCGGCACGCCCACCAGCAGACAGAGCAGGATCGCCGTGCCCGACACGCGCAGCGAGAGCAGGGTGACCCGCCACAGCTCGGGATCGCCCTGGAGGATAAGAGTCGCCGCCCGGTACAGCCCCTCGAGGAACAGATCCATGGTGGAGCTACCCGCCCGTGCGACGGGCCGGGCGCACATCCGTCTCGACACGCCCGGCATCTGGCGTGAAGATCGGCTGACCGAAGCGGTCCGTGCCGTAGCCTCGGATCAGCTCCTGCGCCTCGGGACCGAGCACATACGTCATGAATGCCCGCGCGCCAGCCTCGTCGATCCACGGCCCCCTGGCCGGGTTGGCGACGATCACGTGGTACAGGCGCAGCAGATCGGGCGCCTTCTCGACCTGGATGGCGAGATCGAGCTGCGACTGTCGCTCCAGGAACGTCGGTCGGTCGGCCAGGGTGTACGCCTGCCGCTCGGTGGCAGCGGCGAGGGTCGCGGTCATCCCCTGGCCGTATGGCTGATACCAGGGCTGCCCGAGCGGATCGATGCCCGCGTCGCGCCAGAGCTGCTTCTCGATCTGGTAGAGCGCCGAATTGTCAGCCCGGCTGATCCAGGCCGCACCGGTCTGCGCGATCCGCCGCAAGGCATCCGCTGGGCTGGAGGTCTGGCGCAGCCCGGCCGGGTCGTTGCGTGGCCCGACGAGCACCTCGTCGCCGTGCATCACCAGCCGCCGCTCGACGCCGTGTCCGGCCCCCATGAAGCCGGGCTCGTCGTCGCCTGCGTCCACCAGCAGCACGTCAAGCTCGCCTCGAATGCCCAGCACCAGCGCGTGCGGCGCACTGACGGCCACCACGGTCACCGAACGCGAGGTCTGCCGCTCGAAGGCTGGCGCCAGCACGTCGAGCAGGCCGGTCCGCTGGAGATCGATGGTCGTGCCGAGGATCAGGGGCGGCTGCTCGGCGCATGCAGCCGCCGGCCACAAGGCGGAGGCGGCCAGCGCGAGGGCAAGCGCGAGCGCCAGCAGGCGCCACACCGACGAGTGCACATATGGCGAGTCGCCCAAGGGGTCAGCCAGTGTGCTTCGCAGGATGAGGTAATCTCCTATGCAGACTCCCCTCTCACGCGTGCGGCGGAGGGGTCGGGGGTGGGGGCTTCTTCCGGGCTACTCGACGCTCCGCACGACGCCGCTCTCCGATGTGTCGTAGCCGCCGAGCGCCGTGACCACCGCGCGGAAGTCGGCAGACCGTAGCGTCTCAAGCACATGCTGCACGGCCGGCAGGGACGCCGTGACCGGCCGCAGGGCCAGCTCGTAGCGCTCACGGGCGACGGGCACGAAGTCGAGTCCGTAGGCGCGGGCCGCCGCCAGGATGCCGAGGCCGGTATCTGCCGTGCCTGCCGCCACCGCTCCGGCCACGGCGAGGTGGGTCGCCTCCTCGCGGTCGTAGCCGGCGAGCGTCAGCGGGTCGATGTGCGCCCGGCCGAGCGCGTCATCCAAGAGGACACGGGTGCCACTGCCCCGGTGCCGATTGACGATGGTGATGCCCGGACGGGCCAGATCCGCGATGCCGTGAATCCCCCGGGGGTTGCCCGGCCGCACGATCAGCCCCTGCTGTCGATGGGCCAGCGTGACCAACAGGACCGTCTCGCCGGGCAGCAGCCGCCGCACAAACGAGACGTTGTGGTCGCCGGTCTCGGGATCGAGCAGGTGGCAACCGGCCAGGTCCGTCGTGCCACGCGCCAGGGCGAACAGGCCGTCCAGGCTGTCGGTCGGCACAACCTCGAGCATCACGGAGTCTGGCAGCGCGCGGAGCCGCCCCGCCAGCACCTCAAGCGCCAGGTCGTGGCTCCCCACGAGCCGCAGGGCGTCCTCGGCGTCGGCAGCCTGTGATTCCTCGTGCACGCCGCCCTGCGATTCCTCGACCCGCGTCGCCCGCCAGCGCGCCAACTGAGCGCTCACGGCCGCCTCGATCTCGGCCTCGGCGTAGCCGGCCGCCAGCGCTTCGAGCACCGCGCTGCCGAGTCGGGCCTGCAGCCGCTCGGCACGAGCCTGACTGACGGGGTCCAGCCCATCGGCGGCCGAGGTCGCCGACGTGCGCGCCACGACAGTGCCGCCACCGGCGCGCGTCTCCAGGATGCCGCGTTCGGCAAGAGCGGCGTAGGCCCGGGCGACGGTGTTCAGGTTGACGCCCCACTCTCCGGCCGCCTGCCTGATCGGCGGGAGGCGGTCGCCAGGACGCAGCTTACCGCTCGCAACGCGGCGCAAGATCTCGGCCGCTATGCGCTCGTACAGGGCATCGGCGTGAGCGAGACGTACCATGGCCTGCTTGTCACAAAACGCGTGTGACGAGTGTACGACAGGGACGGCCACAGCGTCACGGATGGACCTGGGTCGTGGATCGTGGGTCGTGACCCACGATCCATGATCCACGACCCTAGTCTTCGGCGATGGCTGCCCGGCGCTCGGCCGCAGCGTCGCGCGCCTGGTCATCTTCGAGGGTCACGGTCACCGTGTGGATCGTGCCGGTGAACGTGAACGGCGACCGGTAGGCGTCGCTGACCGGCGCGCCGATGTCCCGGCCGCAGTAGAGGCTGGAGCGGGCCGGGTTGATCGCCCAGGTACGCGGGCACTCGACGCTGCCGGCCTCCACCCCATCAATCGAGAGCGTGGCGCGCCCCTGGAGACGCCCCGTCTTGACGAACGCCATGCTGAGCGCGTGCCGTCCCGCCGCGAGCTTCGCCCCCGACGTCACCGCGTACCGAGCCTCGCCAGCGTTGTACTCGAACGTCAGGCGGCCAGCCTTGACGAACAAGGTGTACCCGCCGAAGCGGTTGCCAACCGCCAGCAACACGCCCTCAGCGCCGTCGTTCGGAATCTCCACATCCGCGGCGATGCTGAACGAGCGATTGGTCACGTTCGGTGCGTTCCAGCGCTCGACGCGGGCCATACCGGGACGGTAGACGAACGTCCGGCGCGGGTTCGGGTGGCCGCCGGTCGCGGTGCGGTCGCCGCGCCGGTCGTCCAGGGGCAGGACGTTGTGCAGGCCGGCCTCGGCCCACCACCGCTCCACGAGCTGGCGCAGCCGCTCGGGCTGCTCGGCGGCGAGATCGTCGATCTCCGAGTAGTCGGAGTCCAGGTGGTACAGCTCCCAGCGGTCGGCCTCGAAGTCCGTGCCGGCCGCGTGGTGCGTGACCGCCTTCCAGCCCTGGTGCCAGATGCCTCGGTCGCCCAGCATCTCGTAGTACTGGGTCTGCTTGTGGGTCGGCTCGTCGGGATGATCCAGGCTGTAGGCAAGGCTGGTCCCGTGGATCGGCAGCTGCGGGATGCCGTTGACCTCGGCCGGGGCCTCCACGCCGAGCAGTTCCAGGATCGTCGGCACGATATCCACGACGTGATGGTACTGGTGGCGCAGCGAGCCGCCATCCTTGATTCGGGCCGGCCAGTGGACGATCAGCGGATCGCGGACGCCGCCGCCGTGGGTGTCCATCTTGTACCACTTGAGCGGCGTGCAGCCGGCCTGCGCCCAGCCAGTCGGATAGTGCGGGTTGGTGGTCTCGTCGCCGAGGTGGTCGAGCGCCGCCAGCCCGATCTCGGTCGATTCCTGCACGCCGGCCTGGTACTGGAGATCGACGTTGACGCAGCCGAGCCGCCCGCCTTCGGGGCTTGCGCCGTTGTCGGAGATCAGCATCACCAGCGTGTTGTCGAGCTGGCCGATCGCCTCCAGGTAGTCGATCAGCCGCCCGATCTGCGCGTCGGTGTGCTCCAGGAAGCCGGCGTAGACCTCCATGTGCCGCGCCGCCAGCCGCTGCTCGTCGGCGTCGAGGGTGTCCCAGGCCGGCACCTCCGGATCGCTCGGCGCGAGCACGGTCGCCGGCGGGACGATGCCCATCTCCTTCTGGCGAGCCAGCCACGCCTCGCGCGCCACGTCCCAGCCCTGGTCGTACCTGCCGCGATACTTCTCGACGTACGACAGTGGCACATGATGGGGCCAGTGCGCCGCCCCGAACGCGACGTAGAGGAAGAACGGCCGGTCCTGCCCGGCCGACTGCTGGTCGCGCACCTGCACGATGGCCCGGTCAACCAGATCCTCTGACAGGTGGTAGCCCGGCGTGCCCGGCAGATCGACCGCCGTGGTGCCGTCGTACAGCTCCGGGTGCCAGGAGTCGGTGTACCCACCCGCGAACCCGTACCAGTGATCGAAGCCGCGCTGCGTCGGCCAGTAGTCGAACGGGCCGGCCGCCGAGGCGTGACGCAGCGGCATCAGGTGCCACTTCCCGACCGCCAGCGTGCTGTACCCCTTCGGCCCGATCATCTCGGCCAGGGTGGCGGCGCGCTTCGTCAGAGCGCCCTGGTAGCCGGGGAACCCGACGGCGAACTCGGCCACCGCGCCGACGCCCGCCGCGTGATGCTGGCGACCGCTCAGCAGCGAGGCCCGCGTTGGCGAGCACATCGCCGTCGTGTGGAAGTTCGTGTAGCGAAGGCCGCCGGCCGCCAGTCGGTCCATGTGCGGCGTGCTGATGTCCGAGCCGTAGCAGCCGAGGTGGGCGAACCCGACGTCGTCCAGCACGATGAACACGATATTTGGTGAGCCGGCCGGTGCGCGCGTCGGCTCCGGCCACCAGGGCGTCGAATCGCGATAGCTTCGCCCGATCTGTCCGCTGAAGGTCGTCGGCTCGGTCATCGTTGGCACGCTCCGAAAGGGATTCTAGATGGTGATGGTCTCGAAGTCGGCTGGCACGCGGACGTTCGGCAGGCCGCCGTCGTCCACGTCCTCCGAGTGGTGGGTGATGACGATCGGCAGGTCCGGGAACTCCCGGCGGATGATCCGGACATCGTCAAAGGTCAGGTGGACGGGGTTCAGGTCGTGGTGGGAGTTGCACTCCATCACCAGCGCGTCAGCCCCGGCCGCGATGGCCCGCAGCCCCGGGCAGAGGGTCGTGTCGCCGGAGTAGCCGACCGTCCGCCCGTCAACCTCGATCAGGTAGCCGAAGCACTCCAGGGCCGGGTCGTGATCGACGCGAACGGCCCGGAAGTTGACGCTGCCGGCCGTCTGCGGTCCCTCGTCCACCTCGACGTAGCGGATCTGGTAGCCGCCGCCGACGCGCGCCCGGGCGTTGTCTACCACGTGGTCGAGCGCGCCGGCCGCCACCATGTTCTCGAGGAACGCCTGAATCCCTGGCGGTCCGACGACCCACAGATCGGCCGTGCGGCGCTCGCGGACCAGCGACGAGTACATCACGAACGGCCAGCCGAAGGTGTGGTCGGCGTGGAAGTGGCTGATGAAGACGACCTCGATGTCGTTCGGTTTGATGCCGGCGACGCGCAGGTTGCGGAGCACGGCCGGCGCCGTCTCGACCAGGATCCGGCCGCCGATCAGGAAGCTGTTCCAGTAGCCGGCCGTCGCGTGGAAGCCGCCGGTGCCCAGGAACGTGACAGGAATCGGCGTCGCCATAGGAACCCTCCGCGCAGCGCCCCCGTGTTGCACGCCGTTGCGCGGGCCGGACCGGTCGATGTCCGCAAGGGCTGTCCTGCCGGCGGTGAGTATAGGGCAGCGGCAGAGCGCGGAGCGGAAGTGCGGAAAGCGGCAGGGCGGAATGCTCCACCCTGCCGCTTCGACTACCAGACCGATGGTCGATGTGCGGGACGCGTGGCCCTGCACCTGCCGCGCCTTACGCCCGCCGCGCCTTGCGCCTGCCGCGCCTTACGCCTGCTGCGTCGCCTGGATCTCCAGCGCGATCTTCACCTGCTCGCTCACCAGGACGCCGCCGGCCTCCAGCGCCTGGTTCCAGGTCAGGCCGAAGTCCTTGCGGTTGATGGTGGTGGCGGCGGTGAAGCCAGCCCGCTGCCCACCCCACGGATCCGTGCCCTTGCCGGTCAGCTCGGCCTCGAGCGAGACCTCCTGGGTGATCCCGCGCAGCGTCAGGTTGCCGACCACGGCGAACGACGTGCCCGAGCGCGGGACCACGCCCGTCGACTCGAAGGTGATCTGCGGGAAGCTGTCCACGTCGAGGAAATCGGCCGACCGGAGATGGCCGTCGCGGTTCGTCTCGCCGGTGGCGATGCTGGCGGCGTCGATGGTGGTCGAGACCGCCGAGTTGGCCAGGTTGCGCTCGTCAAGGGTGATCGTGCCGACGACGTTGGAGAAGCGACCCTTCACAGTCGAGAACATCATGTGCTTGACGGCCAGCTCCACGACCGAGTGGGCCGGATCGATGTTCCAGGTGGAGACGGCGGTCTGGGTGTCAGCGGACATGAAAGGCTCCTTTGGTGCGGCAGGGGAGACGTCACCCCCGCGCCATACGACGATGATACAACGATCAACTGTCCAGTAATGAACATATGGACAGCAGCAGCAGGTGGATCTGGGCGCACGCCTGATCTCAGGAGGTCAGGCTGTGGTCGAGCTTTCGCAGCAGGCCACTGAGTGTGGCCTGCTCGTCGGGGCTGAGCGCCGCCAACTGCTCGGCGATGCGGCGCTCGTGGGCCGGTACGAGGCGGTCGTGCAGCTGTTTTCCCTCCGTGGTGAGGTAGAGCAGGTTGGTCCGGCCGTGCGGGCGTCGCTCGACCAGCCCGGCCCGCTCCATCCGGTCCAGCAGCTGGCAGACGTTGCTCTTGGTCACGAGCAGCGCGTCGGCCACCGCTTGCTGGGTCGCGCCTTCGGCCGCGCCGACCTGCACCAGCACGTCGAACTGCCCGACGCTGATGCCCTCGCGGCGCATCTCCTCGGTGGTCGCGTGCTGGATCTTCTGGTACACCCGCATCAGTCGGACCCACGCTACGACGCCCTGTTCGGGGCGGCGCAGCGTCGTCCGTTCGGAGACGGTGGACTTCGGGGCGGTCGGCACGGCGATCTGGCGTTTCATCGTTCACTCATGAACTCAAACCACGGAACGGGGCGGCGTATTCCCGTCCGGCGGTGCGATTCTCGGCAGCGTGGGCGATGCGCTGGCGGCGATATCGGGCTCGCTCTGCGTGGCGGCCGACGCCCCGGCCCGACTCAGGCCCAGCGGCCGTCTCAAGGCGGACCGACGGCTGCGCCGCCAGCGATGGCCGGACCGTGAGCGAGCGCCGGGCCGCTACCGCGCGGCCGGCCCCTCCCGCTCGAGATCCTTCTCGACCATCAACGAGACCAGCCCGTCGAAGTCCACCTTCGGGGACCAGCCGAGCGCTTTTCGAGCCTTCGAGGCGTCTGCCTGGAGCACGTCCACCTCGGCCGGCCGCAGCAGCGAGGAGTCGTAGTCGATGTACTCCTCCCAATTCAGCCCGACGCAGCGGAACGCCGCCTCCGCGAAGTCACGGACGCTGTGACACTGGCCGGTCCCGATGACGTAGTCGTCGGGCCGCGCCTGCTGGAGCATCAGCCACATCGCCTCGACGTAGTCGCCGGCGTAGCCCCAGTCCCGCTTCGACTCAAGGTTGCCCAGGGTCAGCCGGTCCTGCACTCCGAGCTTGATGCGAGCCGCGGCCTTCGAGATCTTCCGGGTGACGAACTCCGGGCCGCGCCGCGGCCCCTCATGGTTGAACAGGATGCCGCTGCACGCGAACATCCCGTAGCTCTCACGGTAGTTGACGGTGATGTGGTGGGCGAACACCTTCGCCACGCCGTAGGGACTGCGCGGATGAAAGAGCGTGGCCTCGTTCTGAGGGGCCGGGGCCGCGCCGAACATCTCGCTGCTGGACGCCTGGTAGAAGCGAATGCCCGAGCTGGCCGCCGCGCTGGCGTTCGCGCCCTGCACGTTACGGATCGCTTCGAGCACCCGCAGCGCGCCGAGGCCGGTGACGTTGCCCGTCAGCTCCGGCTGGTTCCATGAGAGGCTGACGAAGCTCATGGCGCCGAGATTGAAGACCTCGTCGGGCTGGCACTTCTGGATCGCACTGATCAGCGACACCTGGTCGGTCAGGTCGCCTTCGAGCAGGCGGACGTCGGGCACTTCGTCCTCGACGATCGCCCGCTTCGGGTTGTGCTGTCCGCGCATGAGGCCGTAGACCTCATACCCCTTCTGCAACAGCAGCTCGGAGAGGTGCCGGCCGTCCTGCCCGGTGATGCCGGTGATCAGCGCGCGCTTCATGGCGATCCTTTGTTCAGTGCGGTGACTGGAGGCGAAGTCTACGATCCCGGGCGCGCTGTGACCAAATCCCAGGGGGGTCTGGCCGTCGCGATCC contains:
- a CDS encoding GDP-mannose 4,6-dehydratase gives rise to the protein MKRALITGITGQDGRHLSELLLQKGYEVYGLMRGQHNPKRAIVEDEVPDVRLLEGDLTDQVSLISAIQKCQPDEVFNLGAMSFVSLSWNQPELTGNVTGLGALRVLEAIRNVQGANASAAASSGIRFYQASSSEMFGAAPAPQNEATLFHPRSPYGVAKVFAHHITVNYRESYGMFACSGILFNHEGPRRGPEFVTRKISKAAARIKLGVQDRLTLGNLESKRDWGYAGDYVEAMWLMLQQARPDDYVIGTGQCHSVRDFAEAAFRCVGLNWEEYIDYDSSLLRPAEVDVLQADASKARKALGWSPKVDFDGLVSLMVEKDLEREGPAAR
- a CDS encoding ABC transporter permease, which gives rise to MDLFLEGLYRAATLILQGDPELWRVTLLSLRVSGTAILLCLLVGVPLGCTIALTRFPGRGLVITLVNSGMGMPPIVAGLVVSVMLWRTGPLGQLRLLYTPTAMIIAQCVLALPVVIGLTIAAIQQLNPKLRLQILGLGASRPQLLWLLIREARLPLLAAAMAGFGAVISEVGASIMVGGNLMGQTRVLTTATVMEVSKGEFGTAMALSIVLLLLVYGVNALLTWVQQRGRPL
- a CDS encoding ribonuclease Z; translated protein: MATPIPVTFLGTGGFHATAGYWNSFLIGGRILVETAPAVLRNLRVAGIKPNDIEVVFISHFHADHTFGWPFVMYSSLVRERRTADLWVVGPPGIQAFLENMVAAGALDHVVDNARARVGGGYQIRYVEVDEGPQTAGSVNFRAVRVDHDPALECFGYLIEVDGRTVGYSGDTTLCPGLRAIAAGADALVMECNSHHDLNPVHLTFDDVRIIRREFPDLPIVITHHSEDVDDGGLPNVRVPADFETITI
- a CDS encoding MarR family transcriptional regulator, with translation MKRQIAVPTAPKSTVSERTTLRRPEQGVVAWVRLMRVYQKIQHATTEEMRREGISVGQFDVLVQVGAAEGATQQAVADALLVTKSNVCQLLDRMERAGLVERRPHGRTNLLYLTTEGKQLHDRLVPAHERRIAEQLAALSPDEQATLSGLLRKLDHSLTS
- a CDS encoding sulfatase-like hydrolase/transferase produces the protein MTEPTTFSGQIGRSYRDSTPWWPEPTRAPAGSPNIVFIVLDDVGFAHLGCYGSDISTPHMDRLAAGGLRYTNFHTTAMCSPTRASLLSGRQHHAAGVGAVAEFAVGFPGYQGALTKRAATLAEMIGPKGYSTLAVGKWHLMPLRHASAAGPFDYWPTQRGFDHWYGFAGGYTDSWHPELYDGTTAVDLPGTPGYHLSEDLVDRAIVQVRDQQSAGQDRPFFLYVAFGAAHWPHHVPLSYVEKYRGRYDQGWDVAREAWLARQKEMGIVPPATVLAPSDPEVPAWDTLDADEQRLAARHMEVYAGFLEHTDAQIGRLIDYLEAIGQLDNTLVMLISDNGASPEGGRLGCVNVDLQYQAGVQESTEIGLAALDHLGDETTNPHYPTGWAQAGCTPLKWYKMDTHGGGVRDPLIVHWPARIKDGGSLRHQYHHVVDIVPTILELLGVEAPAEVNGIPQLPIHGTSLAYSLDHPDEPTHKQTQYYEMLGDRGIWHQGWKAVTHHAAGTDFEADRWELYHLDSDYSEIDDLAAEQPERLRQLVERWWAEAGLHNVLPLDDRRGDRTATGGHPNPRRTFVYRPGMARVERWNAPNVTNRSFSIAADVEIPNDGAEGVLLAVGNRFGGYTLFVKAGRLTFEYNAGEARYAVTSGAKLAAGRHALSMAFVKTGRLQGRATLSIDGVEAGSVECPRTWAINPARSSLYCGRDIGAPVSDAYRSPFTFTGTIHTVTVTLEDDQARDAAAERRAAIAED
- a CDS encoding ABC transporter ATP-binding protein, translating into MSVGELPAAGTSPSPGTAGPTPHLDVRDLLIRRGGRDLLRIERLAVQRGEIVVLVGPNGAGKSTLLTALALIDRPAAGTISLNGVPVDWRHGALAARRRLAVVFQEPLLFDTTVAENVASGLKLRGIGRREREPRIRDWLERLGISHLAARQARTLSGGEAQRTSLARALVLEPELLLLDEPFAALDAPTREALADDLLPLLRESSTTTLLVTHDREEALDLGDRLAVIMHGELAQLDTPERVLAAPANEDVAAFFRRRRRTRS
- a CDS encoding YceI family protein; the protein is MSADTQTAVSTWNIDPAHSVVELAVKHMMFSTVKGRFSNVVGTITLDERNLANSAVSTTIDAASIATGETNRDGHLRSADFLDVDSFPQITFESTGVVPRSGTSFAVVGNLTLRGITQEVSLEAELTGKGTDPWGGQRAGFTAATTINRKDFGLTWNQALEAGGVLVSEQVKIALEIQATQQA
- a CDS encoding GntR family transcriptional regulator; translated protein: MVRLAHADALYERIAAEILRRVASGKLRPGDRLPPIRQAAGEWGVNLNTVARAYAALAERGILETRAGGGTVVARTSATSAADGLDPVSQARAERLQARLGSAVLEALAAGYAEAEIEAAVSAQLARWRATRVEESQGGVHEESQAADAEDALRLVGSHDLALEVLAGRLRALPDSVMLEVVPTDSLDGLFALARGTTDLAGCHLLDPETGDHNVSFVRRLLPGETVLLVTLAHRQQGLIVRPGNPRGIHGIADLARPGITIVNRHRGSGTRVLLDDALGRAHIDPLTLAGYDREEATHLAVAGAVAAGTADTGLGILAAARAYGLDFVPVARERYELALRPVTASLPAVQHVLETLRSADFRAVVTALGGYDTSESGVVRSVE
- a CDS encoding substrate-binding domain-containing protein gives rise to the protein MWRLLALALALALAASALWPAAACAEQPPLILGTTIDLQRTGLLDVLAPAFERQTSRSVTVVAVSAPHALVLGIRGELDVLLVDAGDDEPGFMGAGHGVERRLVMHGDEVLVGPRNDPAGLRQTSSPADALRRIAQTGAAWISRADNSALYQIEKQLWRDAGIDPLGQPWYQPYGQGMTATLAAATERQAYTLADRPTFLERQSQLDLAIQVEKAPDLLRLYHVIVANPARGPWIDEAGARAFMTYVLGPEAQELIRGYGTDRFGQPIFTPDAGRVETDVRPARRTGG